The following coding sequences are from one Mesorhizobium onobrychidis window:
- the hutU gene encoding urocanate hydratase, with protein MTDPRHNIREVRSPRGSELNARTWLTEAPLRMLMNNLDPDVAENPNELVVYGGIGRAARTWNDFDRIVASLKTLGDDETLLVQSGKPVGVFRTHTDAPRVLIANSNLVPHWATWEKFNDLDKKGLMMYGQMTAGSWIYIGTQGIVQGTYETFVEAGRQHYGGNLRGKWILTGGLGGMGGAQPLAAVMAGACCLAIECDPDRIDFRLRTRYVDERADTLDEALEKIERWTRVGEAKSVGLVGNTADFVPELVRRGLRPDLVTDQTSAHDPLNGYLPKGWSLAEWREKRASDPKAVEKAARASMREHVEAMVAFWNAGVPTLDYGNNIRQVAMEEGFENAFAFPGFVPAYIRPLFCRGIGPFRWAALSGDPEDIYKTDAKVRELTPGNTHLHNWLDMARERIAFQGLPARICWVGLGDRHRLGLAFNEMVAKGELKAPVVIGRDHLDSGSVASPNRETESMKDGSDAVSDWPLLNALLNTASGATWVSLHHGGGVGMGFSQHAGMVIVADGTREAAKRLERVLWNDPATGVMRHADAGYDIAIDCAREHQLNLPGILG; from the coding sequence ATGACCGATCCTCGACATAACATCCGCGAAGTCCGCAGCCCGCGCGGCAGCGAGCTCAACGCCCGCACGTGGCTGACGGAAGCGCCGTTGCGCATGCTGATGAACAATCTCGATCCCGACGTCGCCGAAAACCCCAACGAACTGGTTGTCTATGGCGGCATCGGCCGGGCGGCGCGCACCTGGAACGACTTTGATCGCATCGTCGCCTCTCTGAAGACGCTTGGAGATGACGAGACGCTTCTGGTGCAGTCCGGCAAGCCGGTCGGCGTGTTTCGGACTCACACCGATGCGCCGCGCGTGCTGATCGCCAATTCCAACCTCGTGCCGCACTGGGCGACATGGGAGAAGTTCAACGATCTCGATAAGAAGGGCCTGATGATGTACGGCCAGATGACGGCCGGTTCGTGGATATACATCGGCACGCAAGGCATCGTGCAGGGCACCTACGAGACCTTCGTCGAGGCCGGCCGCCAGCATTATGGCGGCAATCTCAGAGGCAAATGGATCCTGACCGGCGGCCTCGGCGGCATGGGCGGCGCCCAGCCGCTGGCCGCGGTGATGGCCGGCGCCTGCTGCCTGGCAATCGAATGCGACCCCGACCGCATCGATTTCAGGCTGCGCACCCGATATGTCGACGAACGCGCCGACACGCTCGACGAGGCGCTGGAAAAGATCGAGCGCTGGACCAGGGTCGGCGAGGCGAAATCGGTCGGTCTGGTCGGCAACACCGCCGACTTCGTGCCGGAACTGGTGCGGCGTGGCCTGCGCCCCGACTTAGTCACCGACCAGACGTCGGCGCATGATCCGCTCAACGGCTATCTGCCCAAGGGCTGGTCGCTCGCCGAATGGCGCGAGAAGCGCGCCAGCGACCCGAAGGCGGTCGAAAAGGCGGCGCGCGCGTCGATGCGCGAACATGTCGAGGCGATGGTGGCGTTCTGGAACGCCGGCGTGCCGACGCTCGACTATGGCAACAACATCCGTCAGGTGGCGATGGAGGAAGGGTTCGAGAACGCCTTTGCCTTCCCTGGTTTCGTGCCGGCCTACATCCGACCGCTGTTTTGCCGCGGCATCGGCCCGTTTCGCTGGGCAGCCCTCTCAGGCGATCCCGAGGACATCTACAAGACCGACGCCAAGGTCCGCGAATTGACGCCCGGCAACACCCACCTGCACAACTGGCTCGACATGGCGCGTGAGCGCATCGCGTTCCAGGGTCTGCCGGCGCGCATCTGCTGGGTCGGTCTCGGCGACCGCCACCGGCTCGGCCTCGCCTTCAACGAGATGGTGGCGAAGGGCGAGCTCAAGGCGCCGGTGGTCATCGGCCGCGATCATCTTGATTCCGGCTCGGTTGCCTCGCCGAACCGCGAGACCGAATCGATGAAGGACGGCTCCGACGCCGTGTCCGACTGGCCGTTGCTCAATGCGCTGCTCAACACCGCCTCCGGCGCAACCTGGGTATCGCTTCATCATGGCGGCGGCGTCGGCATGGGTTTTTCGCAGCATGCCGGCATGGTCATCGTCGCCGACGGCACACGCGAAGCGGCCAAACGTCTGGAGCGGGTGCTGTGGAACGACCCCGCAACCGGCGTCATGCGCCACGCCGATGCCGGCTATGACATCGCCATCGACTGCGCCAGGGAGCACCAACTCAACCTGCCAGGCATTCTCGGCTGA
- the hutG gene encoding N-formylglutamate deformylase, whose amino-acid sequence MNAPSWLTVTHGTAPLLVSIPHTGIDLAGLENRLMSPWLGRRDADWWIDKLYDFAEELGATVVHTAISRTVIDVNRDPSGASLYPGQATTGLCPTETFDGDPLYRAGEEPGPSEVDERREKYFVPYHAALQAEIDRLRALHQKIVVYDCHSIRSVLPRLFEGTLPVFNLGTNDGKSADPALQAMVDEILAGTGETYVVNGRFKGGWITRNFGQPQNGVHALQMELSNRGYMREPEGKGTPDNWPVPYDPAFAAPIRATLKRILESAIAWAGR is encoded by the coding sequence ATGAACGCGCCCTCCTGGCTCACCGTCACCCACGGCACGGCACCCCTGCTGGTCTCGATCCCGCACACCGGTATCGATCTCGCCGGTCTCGAAAACCGGCTTATGTCGCCCTGGCTCGGCCGCCGCGACGCCGACTGGTGGATCGACAAGCTGTATGACTTTGCCGAGGAGCTCGGCGCGACGGTGGTGCATACGGCGATCTCGCGCACCGTCATCGACGTCAATCGTGACCCGTCCGGCGCCTCGCTCTATCCCGGCCAGGCGACGACCGGGCTCTGCCCGACCGAGACCTTCGATGGCGATCCACTCTATCGTGCCGGGGAAGAACCGGGGCCGTCGGAGGTCGACGAGCGCCGCGAAAAATACTTTGTGCCCTACCATGCCGCTTTGCAGGCCGAGATCGACAGGCTACGCGCCCTGCACCAGAAGATCGTTGTCTATGACTGCCACTCGATCCGCTCGGTGCTGCCGCGGCTGTTCGAGGGCACGTTGCCGGTGTTCAATCTCGGCACCAATGACGGCAAGAGCGCCGATCCGGCCTTGCAGGCGATGGTTGACGAGATCCTCGCCGGAACCGGCGAGACATACGTGGTGAACGGCCGCTTCAAGGGCGGCTGGATTACGCGCAATTTCGGCCAGCCCCAAAACGGCGTCCATGCGCTGCAGATGGAACTCTCCAACCGCGGCTATATGCGCGAGCCCGAGGGCAAGGGAACGCCCGACAATTGGCCGGTGCCTTACGACCCCGCATTCGCCGCGCCGATCCGCGCCACGCTGAAGCGGATCCTGGAAAGCGCGATTGCCTGGGCCGGGCGCTGA
- the hutH gene encoding histidine ammonia-lyase, whose translation MSELKLKPGNTTLADWREIYRGAVPKLDAACRPKIKASAEAVARIVARGEPVYGINTGFGKLASVRIPAADLETLQRNIVLSHAAGVGEPMPVAITRLMMALKLASLAQGASGVRPQTIELLEAMLANDVIPVVPAQGSVGASGDLAPLSHMTAVMIGVGECFTPHGRFPAKVAFVSHGLEPVTLGAKEGLALLNGTQFSTAYALAALFDAEVLYQSALVAGALSTDAAKGSDAPFDPRIHLLRKHPGQIEAAEALRNLMAGSAIRESHRVGDERVQDPYCLRCQPQVMGAALSVLRQAADTLGTEANGVTDNPLIFAEDDTALSGGNFHAEPVAFAADMIALAVCEIGSLSERRIAMLVDPALSGMPAFLTPKPGLNSGFMIPQVTAAALVSENKQKAYPASVDSIPTSANQEDHVSMAAHGARRLIGMIENATAVIGIELLAAAQGCDFHAPLASSAALEAVRRLVRAEVPHLDNDRHFHPDMEKAIAMVRNGAAVKAAGAVALPGIAS comes from the coding sequence ATGAGCGAACTCAAACTCAAGCCGGGTAACACAACACTGGCCGACTGGCGCGAAATTTATCGTGGCGCGGTGCCGAAGCTGGACGCTGCCTGCCGGCCAAAAATCAAGGCCAGCGCCGAGGCGGTTGCACGGATCGTCGCCCGGGGTGAGCCGGTCTATGGCATCAACACCGGCTTCGGCAAATTGGCCAGCGTCCGCATCCCCGCCGCCGACCTCGAGACCCTTCAACGCAACATCGTGCTGTCGCATGCTGCCGGCGTCGGCGAGCCGATGCCGGTTGCGATCACCCGGCTGATGATGGCGCTGAAGCTGGCCAGCCTGGCGCAGGGCGCTTCCGGCGTGCGGCCGCAGACGATCGAATTGCTGGAAGCGATGCTGGCCAATGACGTCATTCCGGTGGTGCCGGCGCAAGGCTCGGTTGGCGCCTCCGGCGACCTTGCTCCGCTGTCGCATATGACGGCGGTAATGATCGGCGTCGGCGAATGTTTTACCCCGCATGGCCGGTTCCCTGCCAAGGTCGCCTTTGTTTCGCACGGGCTGGAGCCGGTCACGCTTGGCGCCAAGGAAGGGTTGGCGCTGCTTAACGGCACGCAGTTCTCGACCGCCTACGCGTTGGCCGCCCTGTTCGACGCCGAAGTGCTCTACCAGTCGGCGCTCGTCGCCGGCGCGCTTTCGACCGATGCCGCCAAGGGTTCCGACGCCCCCTTCGATCCGCGCATCCATCTGCTCAGGAAGCATCCTGGCCAGATCGAGGCGGCCGAGGCGCTGCGCAACCTGATGGCCGGCAGCGCCATCCGTGAATCGCACCGGGTCGGCGACGAGCGCGTGCAGGATCCGTACTGCCTGCGCTGCCAGCCGCAGGTGATGGGCGCGGCGCTCAGCGTGCTGCGCCAGGCCGCCGACACGCTGGGCACCGAGGCCAACGGCGTCACCGACAATCCGCTGATCTTCGCCGAGGACGACACCGCGCTTTCCGGCGGCAATTTCCATGCCGAGCCGGTGGCCTTCGCCGCTGACATGATCGCACTCGCCGTCTGCGAGATCGGCTCGCTGTCGGAGCGGCGCATCGCCATGCTGGTCGACCCGGCGCTGTCCGGCATGCCGGCCTTCCTGACGCCGAAGCCCGGGCTGAATTCAGGCTTCATGATCCCGCAAGTGACGGCGGCAGCACTCGTCTCGGAAAACAAGCAGAAGGCCTATCCGGCCAGCGTCGATTCGATCCCGACCTCGGCCAATCAGGAAGACCACGTCTCGATGGCGGCACACGGCGCGCGCCGGCTGATCGGCATGATCGAGAATGCGACGGCCGTCATCGGCATCGAATTGCTGGCCGCCGCACAAGGCTGCGACTTCCATGCGCCGCTGGCGTCGAGTGCGGCGCTCGAAGCGGTGCGCAGGCTGGTTAGAGCCGAAGTGCCGCATCTCGACAATGACCGGCATTTCCACCCCGACATGGAAAAGGCCATCGCCATGGTGCGCAATGGCGCTGCCGTGAAGGCAGCGGGCGCGGTGGCACTGCCGGGAATTGCGTCGTGA
- the hutI gene encoding imidazolonepropionase — MAGESKSRAGEVRLWRNARLATMAESAAGLGIVEHGAIAARDGVIVYAGPEADMTAALLQDAEIVDCKGRWITPGLIDCHTHLVHAGNRANEFEMRLAGATYEEVTKAGGGIVSSVKALRAASEHELVAQSLPRLDALIAEGLTTIEIKSGYGLDIENEKKSLRAARLLGENRPITVRTSFLGAHALPPEAKGDKDAFIDLVAKEILPAVAAEGLADAVDGFCEGIAFSPEQISRVFDAAKAAGLPVKLHADQLSNLHGAELAARYGALSADHLEYTDEAGAAAMAKAGTVATILPGAYYFIRETKKPPIGLFRQHGVRMAVATDCNPGTSPLTSLLLTMNMAATLFGLTVEECLAGVTREAARALGLLGKTGTLEAGKSADMAIWDIERPAELVYRMGFNPLHARIWRGR, encoded by the coding sequence ATGGCTGGAGAGAGCAAAAGCCGGGCAGGGGAGGTTCGCCTCTGGCGCAATGCGCGCCTGGCGACCATGGCCGAAAGCGCTGCCGGACTTGGCATCGTTGAACACGGTGCGATCGCCGCACGCGATGGCGTGATCGTCTATGCCGGCCCGGAAGCCGACATGACGGCAGCACTTTTGCAAGACGCGGAGATTGTCGATTGCAAGGGCCGCTGGATCACGCCAGGCCTGATCGACTGCCACACCCATCTGGTCCATGCCGGCAATCGTGCCAACGAATTCGAGATGCGGCTGGCCGGCGCCACCTATGAAGAGGTCACCAAGGCCGGCGGCGGCATCGTCTCGTCGGTCAAGGCGCTGCGCGCTGCCAGCGAGCACGAACTGGTTGCGCAGTCGCTGCCGCGCCTCGATGCGCTGATCGCTGAAGGCCTCACCACCATCGAGATCAAGTCGGGCTATGGGCTCGACATCGAAAACGAGAAGAAATCGCTGCGCGCCGCGCGGCTCCTGGGCGAAAACCGTCCAATAACAGTAAGGACGAGCTTCCTCGGCGCCCACGCGCTGCCGCCCGAGGCGAAAGGCGACAAGGACGCTTTTATCGACCTGGTCGCAAAAGAGATTTTGCCGGCCGTCGCTGCCGAGGGCCTGGCCGATGCCGTCGACGGGTTTTGCGAAGGCATCGCCTTTTCACCCGAGCAGATTTCTCGCGTGTTCGACGCGGCGAAAGCAGCAGGCCTGCCGGTCAAGCTCCATGCCGACCAGCTGTCCAATCTGCATGGCGCGGAACTCGCCGCACGCTATGGCGCGCTATCGGCAGACCATCTCGAATACACTGACGAAGCGGGTGCGGCGGCGATGGCGAAGGCAGGAACCGTGGCGACGATCCTGCCTGGCGCCTATTATTTCATCCGCGAGACCAAGAAGCCGCCGATCGGCCTGTTTCGCCAGCACGGCGTCAGAATGGCGGTCGCCACCGACTGCAATCCCGGCACTTCGCCGCTGACCTCGCTACTGCTGACCATGAACATGGCGGCGACTTTGTTTGGCTTGACCGTGGAGGAATGCCTTGCCGGTGTCACCCGCGAGGCCGCACGCGCGCTCGGACTGCTCGGAAAAACCGGCACGTTGGAGGCTGGAAAATCAGCCGACATGGCGATCTGGGACATCGAGCGCCCGGCCGAGCTCGTCTACCGCATGGGCTTTAACCCGCTGCATGCCCGCATCTGGAGAGGACGATGA
- a CDS encoding formimidoylglutamate deiminase, with translation MTAIFAEQALLPDGWHSNARIVVGDGRIATVEPNTASQPGDERHAILLPGMPNLHSHAFQRGMAGLAELRGPSADSFWSWREVMYRFALSMTPDQVEAVAAQLYVEMLEAGFSRVGEFHYLHHDRDGQPYANIAEMAERITAAAADTGIGLTLLPVFYAHSSFGGAVPNEGQRRFINDVNRFSRLVEKCREAVRTLNHSVLGIAPHSLRAVTPEELENIAAMVPGGPIHIHIAEQVKEVEDCLAWSGARPVEWLLANAKVDRRWCLIHATHMTETETAAMAKSGAIAGLCPITEANLGDGTFAAPLFKQHGGRFGVGSDSNVLIGLPDELRQLEYSQRLAHRARNVLAVAGGSTGRALFDAALDGGSAALGAGPSRIAAGASADFVSLEGNSPSLAGKTGDAVLDAWIFANGTNIDCVWVHGKKLVSGGRHARRDAIAERFRKAMTALSG, from the coding sequence GTGACGGCGATCTTTGCGGAACAGGCGCTTCTGCCCGACGGCTGGCATTCCAATGCCCGGATCGTCGTCGGTGATGGCCGCATCGCCACGGTCGAGCCGAACACTGCATCCCAGCCCGGCGACGAACGCCATGCCATCCTCCTGCCAGGCATGCCGAACCTGCACAGCCACGCCTTCCAGCGCGGCATGGCCGGCCTTGCCGAGCTGCGCGGCCCTTCCGCCGACAGTTTCTGGAGCTGGCGCGAGGTGATGTACCGCTTCGCGCTGTCGATGACGCCGGACCAGGTCGAGGCGGTTGCCGCGCAGCTCTATGTCGAGATGCTGGAGGCTGGGTTCTCACGCGTCGGCGAGTTTCACTATCTGCATCACGACCGCGACGGCCAGCCCTACGCCAACATCGCCGAAATGGCCGAACGCATCACTGCCGCGGCTGCCGACACCGGCATTGGGCTGACGCTGCTGCCGGTCTTCTATGCGCATTCCTCTTTCGGCGGCGCTGTGCCGAACGAAGGCCAGCGGCGATTCATCAACGATGTGAATCGGTTCTCGCGGCTTGTTGAGAAATGCCGCGAAGCCGTTCGGACCTTGAATCACTCTGTCCTCGGCATCGCGCCGCACAGTCTGCGCGCCGTGACACCGGAGGAATTGGAAAACATCGCGGCAATGGTGCCGGGCGGACCGATCCACATCCATATCGCCGAGCAAGTGAAGGAGGTCGAGGACTGCCTTGCCTGGTCCGGAGCGCGACCGGTCGAATGGCTGCTCGCCAATGCCAAGGTCGATAGGCGCTGGTGCCTGATCCACGCCACCCACATGACCGAGACCGAGACCGCGGCCATGGCGAAAAGCGGAGCAATCGCCGGCCTCTGCCCAATCACCGAGGCCAATCTCGGCGACGGCACCTTTGCCGCACCTTTGTTCAAACAACATGGCGGCCGCTTCGGCGTCGGCTCCGATTCCAACGTGCTGATCGGCCTGCCGGACGAATTGCGGCAGCTCGAATATTCGCAGCGCCTCGCCCACCGCGCCCGCAACGTGCTGGCGGTGGCGGGCGGTTCGACCGGCCGCGCGCTGTTCGATGCAGCGCTCGACGGCGGCAGTGCGGCGCTTGGCGCTGGTCCCTCGCGGATCGCCGCCGGCGCCTCAGCCGATTTCGTCTCACTGGAAGGCAATTCCCCTTCGCTGGCCGGCAAGACGGGCGATGCGGTGCTCGACGCCTGGATCTTCGCCAACGGCACCAATATCGATTGCGTCTGGGTGCATGGCAAGAAGCTGGTCAGCGGCGGCAGGCATGCAAGGCGCGATGCCATTGCCGAGCGTTTTCGCAAGGCGATGACGGCGCTTTCGGGATGA
- the hutC gene encoding histidine utilization repressor — MSMTEALDVDLGESLSLHQRILSDISERILSGAWAPGHRIPIEHELTAEYKCSRMTVNKALSQLAKAGLIERRRRSGSFVRRPQSQAAVLEIHDIRIEVEALGLLYRYERVARHKRRSSAEDRTLLELDSNGPVLALECRHFAGKRPFAHERRLINLAAVAEAANEEFLAIAPGPWLIARVPWSAAEHRIRAVAADRHIAAALDIEAGAPCLVVERRTWSAEHPVTHVRFTYAAESHTLVARFTPSQG; from the coding sequence ATGAGCATGACTGAGGCATTGGATGTGGACCTCGGCGAATCTCTCTCGCTGCATCAGCGCATCCTGTCCGACATCAGCGAGCGGATCCTGTCCGGCGCCTGGGCGCCTGGCCACCGCATCCCGATCGAGCACGAACTGACGGCCGAGTACAAATGTTCACGCATGACGGTGAACAAGGCGCTGTCGCAGCTTGCCAAAGCCGGGCTGATCGAGCGCCGCCGCCGCTCCGGCAGCTTTGTCCGGCGGCCGCAGTCGCAAGCCGCGGTGCTGGAAATCCACGACATCAGGATCGAGGTCGAGGCGCTCGGCCTGCTCTATCGCTACGAGCGTGTGGCGCGCCACAAAAGGCGCAGCAGCGCCGAGGATCGCACCTTGCTGGAACTCGACTCCAACGGACCGGTGCTGGCGCTGGAATGCCGGCATTTCGCCGGCAAGCGGCCGTTCGCCCACGAACGGCGGCTGATCAACCTGGCCGCCGTGGCCGAGGCCGCCAACGAGGAATTTCTTGCCATCGCGCCTGGGCCGTGGCTGATCGCCCGCGTGCCGTGGAGTGCCGCCGAGCACCGCATCCGCGCTGTTGCCGCCGACAGACACATTGCGGCCGCACTCGATATCGAGGCCGGGGCCCCCTGCCTGGTTGTCGAGCGGCGGACATGGAGCGCCGAGCACCCCGTCACCCATGTCCGTTTCACCTATGCGGCCGAGAGCCACACGCTGGTCGCGCGGTTCACCCCGTCGCAGGGGTAA
- a CDS encoding RidA family protein, producing the protein MSIRRIDVGPRMSQIVIHGNTVYLAGQVGEPGGNVGAQTRDILAAIDELLAKAGTDKTKILQAIIWLADMSTFAEMNAEWDKWVPQGHTPARATGEAKLAGPEYLVEIIVTAAI; encoded by the coding sequence ATGAGCATTCGTCGCATCGATGTTGGCCCGCGCATGAGCCAGATCGTCATCCACGGCAATACCGTCTATCTGGCCGGTCAGGTCGGCGAGCCGGGCGGAAACGTCGGCGCCCAGACAAGAGACATTCTGGCGGCCATCGACGAATTGCTGGCCAAGGCCGGCACCGACAAGACCAAGATCCTGCAGGCGATCATCTGGCTGGCCGACATGAGCACGTTCGCCGAGATGAACGCGGAGTGGGACAAGTGGGTGCCGCAGGGCCATACCCCGGCCCGCGCCACCGGCGAAGCCAAGCTTGCCGGACCGGAATATCTGGTCGAGATCATCGTTACCGCTGCCATCTGA
- the aztA gene encoding zinc ABC transporter ATP-binding protein AztA encodes MTKTCLTFSDLTLGYNSHPAIHHLDGTIHRGSLTAVVGANGSGKSTLMKGIVGVLKPMAGTVVRAPGVRAAYLPQQSELDRSFPARVVDLVSLGLWPRRGLLGRYTREDRDSVSQALMAVGLGGFEKRPIDTLSGGQLQRTLFARVLLQDADLILLDEPFNAVDTKTVGDLIALIKRWHGEERTIMVVVHDLDLVRQNFPETLLLARQPIAWGETKETLRPENLLRARRFHEAWEENAPWCEPDDHKHGGHAHDHGHDHHHGSGPRAA; translated from the coding sequence ATGACCAAAACCTGCCTGACCTTCAGCGACCTGACGCTGGGCTACAACAGCCATCCGGCAATCCATCATCTCGACGGCACGATCCACCGGGGATCGCTGACCGCCGTCGTCGGCGCCAACGGCTCGGGCAAGTCGACCCTGATGAAGGGTATCGTCGGCGTGTTGAAGCCGATGGCCGGAACGGTTGTCCGGGCGCCCGGCGTGCGCGCCGCCTATCTGCCGCAACAGTCGGAGCTCGACCGCTCCTTTCCGGCCAGGGTCGTCGATCTGGTTTCGCTCGGGCTATGGCCACGGCGCGGGCTGCTCGGCCGCTACACCAGGGAAGATCGCGATTCGGTCAGCCAGGCGCTGATGGCCGTCGGCCTCGGCGGCTTCGAGAAGCGCCCGATCGACACGCTGTCGGGCGGCCAGCTGCAGCGTACGCTGTTTGCCCGCGTGCTGCTGCAGGATGCCGATCTCATCCTGCTTGACGAGCCGTTCAACGCCGTCGACACCAAGACCGTCGGCGACCTGATCGCACTTATCAAGCGCTGGCATGGCGAGGAGCGCACCATCATGGTGGTCGTTCACGACCTGGATCTGGTGCGCCAGAATTTCCCCGAAACGCTGCTGCTGGCGCGCCAGCCGATCGCCTGGGGCGAGACAAAGGAAACGCTGCGGCCGGAAAACCTGTTGCGCGCGCGCCGCTTCCACGAAGCCTGGGAGGAGAACGCGCCCTGGTGCGAGCCCGACGACCACAAGCATGGTGGTCACGCTCACGACCATGGGCACGACCATCATCACGGCTCCGGGCCGCGGGCAGCATGA
- the aztB gene encoding zinc ABC transporter permease AztB, translating into METLYGLLIAPFADFAFMQRALAGSLMLSLGACPVGVFLMLRRMSLSGDAMAHAILPGAAAGFLFYGLEILPMTIGGLIAGIIVALGAGAVSRFTIQREDASMAAFYLISLAIGVLMVSIRGSSVDLMHVLFGTVLALNNEALTLIGGIVLVTLVSLAIFWRALVAECLDPLFLRSVSRLGSPVHFIFLGLVVLNLVGGFQALGTLLSVGLMMLPAAAARFWTMRVEPMCVLAVLIGFASCIAGLLLSYHVSLPSGPAIILSAGVVYFASILFGTRGILRARIIHHRHRTA; encoded by the coding sequence ATGGAAACGCTCTACGGTCTTCTCATCGCTCCGTTCGCCGATTTCGCCTTCATGCAACGGGCGCTTGCCGGGTCGCTGATGCTGTCGCTGGGCGCCTGCCCCGTCGGCGTCTTCCTGATGCTGCGGCGCATGAGCCTTTCCGGCGACGCGATGGCCCACGCCATCCTGCCGGGTGCTGCCGCCGGTTTCCTGTTCTATGGGCTGGAGATCCTGCCGATGACCATCGGCGGGTTGATTGCCGGCATCATCGTGGCGCTTGGCGCCGGTGCCGTCTCGCGCTTCACCATCCAGCGCGAGGACGCCTCGATGGCGGCCTTCTACCTGATTTCGCTGGCCATCGGTGTGCTGATGGTATCGATCCGCGGCTCCAGCGTCGATCTTATGCATGTGCTGTTCGGCACCGTGCTGGCACTCAACAATGAAGCGCTGACGCTGATCGGCGGCATCGTGCTGGTCACGCTGGTCAGCCTCGCCATCTTCTGGCGGGCGCTGGTCGCCGAATGTCTCGACCCGCTGTTCCTGCGTTCGGTCAGCCGGCTGGGCAGCCCGGTGCATTTCATCTTCCTCGGCCTCGTCGTGCTCAACCTTGTCGGCGGCTTCCAGGCGCTCGGCACGCTGCTATCCGTCGGGCTGATGATGCTGCCTGCGGCCGCCGCCCGCTTCTGGACCATGCGCGTCGAGCCGATGTGCGTGCTGGCGGTGCTGATCGGCTTTGCCTCCTGCATCGCCGGGCTGCTGTTGTCCTACCACGTGTCGCTGCCTTCCGGCCCGGCGATCATCCTGTCTGCGGGCGTCGTCTATTTTGCCTCGATCCTGTTCGGCACGCGCGGCATCCTGCGCGCCCGTATTATCCATCACCGCCACAGAACCGCCTGA
- the aztC gene encoding zinc ABC transporter substrate-binding protein AztC, translated as MLKSIRTALAMGVITLSAFGASSALAEPLKVVASFTVIADFAKNVGGDRINLTTIVGPDGDAHVYEPSPADAVAMAGADVVLVNGLHFEGFLQRLVDASATKATIAVLTKGVTPINFKPEFADADAAEGEDIDPHAFQSVANAEIYVKNIADAFCTADAEGCDSYKANAAAYTEKLDALERDVQTAIQSIPQEKRVVITSHDAFGYFEKAYGLTFLAPEGVSTESEPSAADVAKLVSQVKRDKAAAVFVENIANARLIEQIASETGVKVGGTLYSDALSQPDGPASTYIDLMQNNIEQIKGAILGS; from the coding sequence ATGCTGAAATCGATCCGCACCGCCTTGGCAATGGGCGTTATAACATTAAGCGCCTTTGGCGCGTCGTCGGCCCTCGCGGAGCCGTTAAAAGTGGTCGCCAGCTTCACGGTCATTGCCGATTTCGCCAAAAATGTCGGCGGCGACCGGATCAATCTGACCACCATCGTCGGGCCGGACGGCGATGCCCACGTCTACGAGCCGAGCCCGGCCGACGCGGTGGCCATGGCGGGTGCGGATGTGGTGCTGGTCAACGGCCTGCATTTCGAAGGCTTTCTGCAGCGCCTGGTCGACGCCAGCGCCACCAAGGCGACAATCGCCGTTCTGACCAAGGGCGTCACGCCGATCAACTTCAAACCCGAATTCGCTGATGCCGACGCCGCTGAAGGCGAAGACATCGATCCGCATGCCTTCCAATCCGTCGCCAATGCCGAGATCTATGTGAAGAACATCGCCGACGCCTTCTGCACCGCCGACGCCGAGGGTTGCGACAGCTACAAGGCCAATGCCGCCGCATACACCGAGAAGCTCGACGCGCTCGAGCGCGACGTGCAGACGGCGATCCAGTCGATCCCGCAAGAGAAACGCGTCGTCATCACCTCGCATGACGCGTTCGGCTATTTCGAGAAGGCCTATGGCCTCACCTTCCTGGCCCCCGAAGGGGTGTCGACCGAGTCGGAGCCGTCCGCTGCGGACGTCGCCAAGCTGGTCAGCCAAGTTAAGCGGGACAAGGCGGCGGCGGTATTTGTCGAGAACATCGCCAACGCGCGGCTGATCGAGCAGATCGCCAGCGAGACCGGGGTCAAGGTGGGCGGCACGCTCTATTCAGACGCGCTGTCGCAGCCCGACGGTCCGGCGTCGACCTATATCGACCTGATGCAAAACAACATCGAGCAGATCAAAGGCGCGATCCTCGGAAGCTAA
- a CDS encoding TIGR01244 family sulfur transferase — protein sequence MEYRQIAEGYSVSGQIQPDEVAAIKAAGFKSVICNRPDDEQPGQPSADSVKAAVEAAGLAFRFIPVISGQITAENVGDQAEALDELEGPIFAYCRSGARCTNLYGLIQQSKG from the coding sequence ATGGAATATCGTCAGATCGCCGAGGGCTACTCGGTCTCGGGTCAGATCCAGCCCGATGAGGTAGCCGCCATCAAGGCCGCCGGCTTCAAGAGCGTCATCTGCAACAGGCCGGATGACGAGCAGCCCGGCCAGCCATCAGCGGACAGCGTCAAGGCAGCGGTCGAAGCTGCCGGGCTCGCTTTCCGCTTCATCCCGGTCATCAGCGGCCAGATCACGGCCGAGAATGTCGGGGACCAGGCCGAGGCGCTCGACGAACTCGAAGGCCCGATCTTCGCCTATTGCCGTTCCGGCGCACGCTGCACCAATCTTTACGGGCTGATCCAGCAGTCGAAGGGCTAA